TGTCCACATCCTTGCCCTGTTGAAGCTCGAGCTTGTTCAGAAAAAAgttttgatattcaccaatgcaATTGATACAAGTTATAGACTGAAGCTCTTCTTTGAACAGGTATTCTGACTCTTTTAATTTGCTTTCAATTATTGCTTTGCTATTGTCTTGACTTGCTAGTGCCAGTTATTTGTGGGTTATCATCTAATATCTGCTGTTTCTGATGTCGACTGGGGACTTCTGGCTTTAACCAAGTTAGAATTAACACAGGGAATAGTAAGAAGACGTTCTGCGTTTCAATTTTTCATCCCCCTAATTTGCATATAAGGACCTTtcaattttttcctattttttatttttattttattatgatttttttttgggtgaaaatCTAAAGCTGTAGACAGATGGAAATGGGTATCAGTGGTCTAGGAATTATGGTTATCAGATCTGGGGTTTAGAAAACTTGCAAGTTCAGCAAAGTGTTGATCGATTGTATTGTTTCTTGATGAATTTCAATCTGATTGGTGAGGCAAGTATGGTAAGCCTTTATTTACAACTTCACCAATTAAGTGTCCCTCTCTACAGTTTGGTATAAAGTCTGCTGTTTTAAATGCTGAGCTGCCCCAAAATTCTCGTCTACATATCCTTGAGGTAACAGTTCTACTTGCTGGATTGTAGTCAACAAGCAGCTATCTTTATGATGATATGACTAGTCTTATTACAACCGGTCTAATTACTTGTTTCATGTTCTGTCAGGAGTTCAATGCTGgactttttgattatttgattgcGACTGATGACAGTCAGCcgcaagagaaaaagaagtttgACAGTGGAAGTAATGCTGAGCAGAAGAAAGCCAGAAAGCATGCCAAGCAAAAACTAGATGCAGAGTTTGGTGTTGTGAGAGGGATAGATTTCAAAAATGTGCACACGGTAGGCTGCTTTTCTAAAATACATTTTTCTTgacacttgatttttttttatataaatttttgcACCACATTCTAGACGTCATATTGCAGTATCTTATTCTTTGTTACAATATCTTTACTTTGATGTGTAATTTTTGCGATAAGCGCAGGTATCATTATGCATAGGTTATTATATCTACTTAATCTTCTTATTAAAATCAAAGTGGATGGTTGCACGATTAGTAATTAGTATGTTACTATTGATTGAAAATTTGAGCTTTTCCATGTATGTTGTTTATCCTACCCTTGAGCTTTCTTCCATACAGGAATTGCTTTGCGTATCATCTACTTGTCTGTGGCTGATGAGGTTGTCAGTTTGATAATCGACTTGTattgattcttttctttcttgcagGTCCTAAATTTTGAGATGCCTCAAAGTGCTGCGGGATATGTACATCGAATTGGACGTACTGGAAGAGCGTATAACACTGGTGCATCTGTCTCTCTGGTAATTTTCTAAAGACTAAATTGGAATTACTTTTGTAACTGAATTTATACCCTGACTTCCAGATTGAATTTGGTTGATCTTCATTTTTTTGCAAGCAGAACTGATGAACAGTAGGATTGCTTGAATATTGACTAGAATCTTTGGTAAATCATTGGCTCATATATATCCATGTTGTAGAAGTTCTGTCATCCTTCCGAATCATGGTTTTGgttttcagttttttctttGTGTTTATTGTATACTGAAATatgccttttattttttatatcaaATATTGGATTGTGCTAGAGGGTTTGCCCCTATTTTTTGCTGTTATTTTTATATCAGAATTCCTAATATATGTTAGAACATGAATAATGTCTCCCCTAATATGATTAAAGTGATTATGGTAATGAATTTAAAGTTATTGTGATCATTTTCTTATATGTTTCTTATCTCCCTCTTACTTGATCTTGAATAGGTGTCCCCTGAGGAAAATGACATGTTTGAAGATATTAAATCCATCATCGGTGAAAGTGATAATATGGACTCCAATTTTATAGCTCCATTTCCGCTGCTCACTAAGAATGCTGTGGAGGGCTTGAGATATAGAGCTGAGGTAAATATTGCCTTCCTTTACTGCATAGTAAGTTGTAACTTTTTGAACTTATTATGCGTTAAGCATCTCTTTATGCTTACTTTGCTTCTGTGCTTCTTTATATGCCAAACTTAAGTACTGCATTTGTCAAAGTATGATAGAAGTGATTAATCTATATTCTAAGTAGAGTCCTTTCCATTGTGTGAATGCTCATTTCGTAAAGGAACTAGGTAGAAACTCTTCAATGGCTTTCTCTAATTATTCATGTATGTATGTTTCTTCAAGGGTAAGTTGGTCATCAACTCAGTCACCTTGGTTGCTGGACATTTCtgagaaattaaaatatttactTTTGTTATGTTAGGATGGTGATTATTAACAGCAATGAAATTGTGATTTATGTTTACAACGGTCATCTTTGGTGTTGTAAAATCAGTACTGTGGAAGATGTAAATGGCTATTTTTTCAGGATGTGGCAAGGAGTGTGACAAAAGTTGCTGTGAGAGAATCTCGGGCACAGGACCTTAGAAATGAAATTCTCAATTCAGAAAAGTAAGTAGTTTTCTCACTTTAGCTTATGATTGGGTTGGCCTTATTTTGCCTGCAAGCTTTCAGTTAATTGCACCTTGGAAGTTGCGATGCAGTTCACATATCTGTTTTAGAGTTTGTTGAATTTGATCCCTTTATTGTCATGTTATGCATTAAGATGCAGATGATAATTCTTCATACTTTGCATATGAGCACTAGACATGTTCCATTGGAAGGAGATGACATCTCTGACTGTGACATTGGACTTGGGAGTTGTTTAAGTGGATGCAAATTAAACGTTCCTCTACATCTGAACACTATATCTGATTGTCAGGGAGACattgattttgacttttatgTCTTTGAGGTAGACAGTCACTAGCATGAGTGGCCTGTGTGGCCAAAAATTTATGCTAGTCATTTGTGATCATGTCTATTGTTTTCATTTAGCTTTGATATTGTTTTGACATGCAAATTTATTTGGATTTGCATGCATGTTATGCTTTCTGCTTATTCTTGCATGGTCTTCTATCTTGCTTTTGAGCTAATTTATATAGTTTTGATCAGGTTGAAAGCTCATTTCCAAGATAATCCCAGGGACTTAGGTAAGATGAATTATTATTCGTGGATAATTACATTGACTTTGCACATGACTTCTCTTCAGCAATTTGACACGTATATTTGTTTCTGGGGAAAGATCTTTTGAAACATGACAAGGTTTTAAGTAAGAAGGATCCGGCTCCCCATCTACGTGATGTGCCCGAATACCTCTTGGACCCAACAACGCAGGAAGCCCGCAAAATTGTAAAGCTTGTGAGAGCTGCAATGGGCAATAATAACACTGCTCGCCGCAAAGGATTTAAGGGCAAGTTTAGAAAAAGTAGAGACCCTTTGAAAACCTTTTCTGCTGAGGTACGTTTACAGTATTTTTTCTGGTCTTCATTTGCTCATGATTATACTAGCAAACATGGGTGCACTCGGGGTGGGATGCTttttaatatttcaaaattGTAGAATTTTCCTTTATAAGTATTAAAATGTTCAGTTAGATCCTTGTAAAAGTTAATGCCCCCTCTAATATTTATGACAAGTGAAATTCGCCCCTGTAAATTTGCCATCTAAACTCATTTTTGTTCCCAATTTCCTCGTAAAGAACAGAAGGTAAACTCAGTTTATCATCTTAGTTCATGTTATCATCAAATTGGGTACAAATTTTTGGTTGGTAACTTACATATATCATTTGTGCGACTAAATAGATATTCAGCATTTAGAATTCATGTAACAAATAGATAAATTGTAGGATTTACATCACCTTTTAAAAGTTAACTATTGTATCGAATGTCAGTTTCACACCCCAGAAGGCATGGGACAATGGTTAAGTTCCATTAATGATCTCAAATTTATTGTATAAAAGTAGGTATCCAAATCAGTAAATGCATGAAAAAGATGATAGATTGAATCGGCGACTATGTCTGATAATGCAATGGGGCCAAAAACAAGTTCAGATTGCAAGATGGAAAATCTACAATTTCTAAAACTCTAAGGGGACCAAGCTCTCGCATTCGCACTTGCTAGcatattttgcaaaataataCAAAAATTACTTTATACAACTGCATTACATCAAAATGTTGTTGAATAGCTTGCAATGGTGGTGGGTCGAATAGCTTGCAAGGGCAGATTTCTTATGAATTTAACGAAGTCTTGGTTTCAGGCATCAAGACGACCTTCAAAAGGTGGGATGAGGAGGAGGGGACCAGGGTGCGATGCCAGTCATAAGCGCAAAAGGAAAGAGACTGTCGATTGATTTGTTGCGCGCTCGCTGGAATATTTCAGCTCGGGAGAGTCTCAGTCCCCAAAAGTTTtgttttatattatatatgatTGTAATGGTAAATTTTGATATCCAGCATGTCGTCCCGTTCTTGTCCGTGTCTCTTTTGGATGGTCACACTGC
The genomic region above belongs to Coffea arabica cultivar ET-39 chromosome 7c, Coffea Arabica ET-39 HiFi, whole genome shotgun sequence and contains:
- the LOC113697994 gene encoding DEAD-box ATP-dependent RNA helicase 16-like yields the protein MAKKKQKSSQNKDKNQELKEQPVVVEDEAEAAAAAKQEKEDEEKEEEEERSFEDLGLDPRLIRALIKKNIDKPTPIQRVAIPLILEGKDVVARAKTGSGKTFAYLLPLLQKLFSDSPSKHNQAPTAFILAPTRELCQQVYAEVMSLIELCRVQLKVVQLTSSMSNSDLRTALAGPPDILVSTPACVHTCLSDGVLQQKAVQDSLSIIVLDEADLLLSYGYEDDLKALTAHVPRRCQCLLMSATSSADVEKLKRLILHNPYILTLPEVGDLKDDIIPKNVQQFYISCTARDKLVHILALLKLELVQKKVLIFTNAIDTSYRLKLFFEQFGIKSAVLNAELPQNSRLHILEEFNAGLFDYLIATDDSQPQEKKKFDSGSNAEQKKARKHAKQKLDAEFGVVRGIDFKNVHTVLNFEMPQSAAGYVHRIGRTGRAYNTGASVSLVSPEENDMFEDIKSIIGESDNMDSNFIAPFPLLTKNAVEGLRYRAEDVARSVTKVAVRESRAQDLRNEILNSEKLKAHFQDNPRDLDLLKHDKVLSKKDPAPHLRDVPEYLLDPTTQEARKIVKLVRAAMGNNNTARRKGFKGKFRKSRDPLKTFSAEASRRPSKGGMRRRGPGCDASHKRKRKETVD